The window TTCATCTTTGAGTCCAGGCACCAACATTACATTATCAGTTTCATTCCCAATAGTTTCTTCATTCAACTTTGCAGGATGTCCTTCTGGTGTTGTTTCATTATCTGTTGGAGATGGGTCCTCCAAAGTAGCATTCTCTGCTGGCTCTTCATCATGGATGGCTTCAATGCCGTCAATTTCTTTTGTTACTTCCAATTCATTCTCTTGCTCAATATTTGAAGTTGGCTCTATTGATGCTATATTACCTTCTAAAGCTGGTTTTTCTAATGCATCAACTTGGCTTGTAATAAATTCTTCTTCAGCTTCATTGGCATCAATGCCCTTGATTTCTTCCACCAGTTCTTGTTCAATATCAACGGGTGGTTCAATTTCACTCACAACACTATCTTCTGTAGGTGTTTCTTCAATGGTGACAGCGTTGACTTGCCCAGAGGTTTCTTCTGCCTTTACAAGATGACTGATCTCACCGTCTCTGGATGATTCCACCTGCTGTGCTGGTTGGACATAAGAATCTGGGTCACTTCTCTGCTCACTCCTTTCTTTAGTTGCATCAACATGACTGCCAATATTATTTTGCCGGATAACTTCTTCAGTTTCCGTTgcttctttttctttgactcctgCGTGCAGCTGCTGATCATCAACATTGGGCTCACCGTCTACTGGCTCAAGGGTAGAAACTTTTTGGTGATCTTCAATTCCCACAGATCTAATATCTCTGGTTTCTTCCATTGAACCCAGTTCTTGCACTTGTTGGACATCTGTAGGTGATTCAGTCCTTGATAAATTACTTTCTTGATCTGCCATTTCAGGAGTAGGAAAGCTACTGAGATCTGAGAATTCATCTGTTTTCGCATCTTCACTGTTCTTGATTTCTTGAGATGTCATATTCTGCACTTGCTTTGTGTCAAAATCTGGCTTTGTTACTGTTGTATTTTCTTCTATTGGAGTAGGCTCATCAGAAGTAGAACCATTGGGCTCTCCTGGATATTCCATTGTGTCAGTGCACTTCGTGTCTTCAACTGATTCTAGCTCCAGAACAggctcagcatcatcttcagtgAGTTCTTTTGCACTTTCAACATGACTCTCATGAGGGACAGCTTCAGTCCCTATGGTTTCCATATTTTCTGATGGCAAGTCCCTTGATGTCATAATATCCTCTGTTTCAGCCGGTTCAGCATCCTTGGTCTCTTCTATCTCTGGCTCCTGCACTGGTGACGTATCAGCAGTTGCATCTGTTTCTACATGTTCTTCTGGAGCTGCTGCCTCAGCAAGAGCAGTGCTGTTTTTTGCATTTTCAGCGCCCTCAGTGACTTCTGCTGGCTCTGAATTCTCTTCTTGAGTGTCAGATCTTGGTTCTATTGCTGTTCCATTGTCTTCTGAAGTGGACTGCTCAGAAGTAGAAAGAGTGCAAGATGAAGCAATTCCTTCAGGTTTATCAGCTTCAGTTTCCTTGATATCGGTTGATTCTTGAACCTGGAGTTGTTGATGATCAACATCTGGTTCAGTGGTGGTATCTTCTGTTGCAATTTCTTCTGGGACAAACTCCCCAGAGGTAGAGATTTGGTTACCCTGGGAAACATTTGGAGGCTCGGTGGCTTCAGTTTCACTCATTTCTTCGACCGATTCTGGTTCCAGTACTTGTGGCTCACTTGCTATTTCTTCTGGTGCTGGCTCCTCTGATTGAGCAGCGTCGCTTTGGTGCTGGGTTTCCGCTTCTGTGGCTTCAATGTTGCTCAGTCCTCTTTCTGATTCATGCAGATCGATTATGTCTGGATTATATTCTTCAGCTGGCGTCTGAGAGATAGTACTATTCATTTCATGGGATGTTTCCTTCAATTCCACATGTTCGGTATTCTTTACGTCTTCTGGTTCCAGCTCCTGCACAGGTTGAATATCAGCAGTTGGCTCACTTTCAGGGACATCGTTTTCTTGAGCCGGCTCCCCAGCAGAAACCATGCTGCTTTGGCCAGAGATTCCTTCAGTTATGATGTCTTTGTCACCACTTACTTCCTGAGTGTCACAATCTGTTTCACTTTCTATCTTTTGTTCTTCTGGAGAAGGCTCCTCTGAAACACAGTCATTGCTTTCCTGGGGAGCTGCTTCAGTTTCAGTGGTTTCTATTGCTGACCCTGTCTGCTGCATCTCACTTTCCAGTGTATCTTCTTGAGTTAAATCATTGAATAAAACAGCATTCCTCTGATCAGAAGCTTCCTTCGAATCAATAGGTTCTGTGTCCTTTGTTTCTTCTGGTTCTACCTCCCGCATATGCATTTCAGCAATATCCTCAGTCTGTGCCTCATCAACAATCACCACCTCAGAGACTTCAGCAATATTCTTAGGCGTGTTTCCCTTAGTTTCTTGTGTTGATTCTGCATTATCTACCTCTTGACTATCACATGTTGGCTCTTCTACTGTTACATTATCTTCCACAGTTGCCTCCTCTGAAGTAAAAACAGTTTCCTTAACTTCAACCGAATCTTGTCCAAGGGTAGGCTGGATATCATCATTATATGGCTCATCTGCTGTCGAAACATCTTCTGCTGAAAGTTCATTAGAAGCATTGACATGGTCGTGTTCCGTAATTTCTTGAGCTTCAGTGGCTTCACTGTCCTTAGGTTCTTCTATTTCAGTTACTTTTAGTTCACTTGTTGCCGTAGCACCTTCTGGTTTTGCTGATTCATCTATTTCTGTGTTTCCATCTGTAGCATCTGGAACGGCGTCAGAGTTGTCCAGATTGATCGCCGCAGGAGTTTGGACTCCAGAACGTGCTTCAGCTACAACCTCAACATCAGGAATGCCTGAGGGTTGTGTGTTCTCAGTCGCTTTTTCTGGTTCATGGTCTTGCTGATCATCTTCTGTTTGTTCAATAGCTTCCAGTGTGTCTTCCTGCACTGTGTCACCATCCATCATAATGCCTAAATTACATTGATCTTTTGGAATTGCCTCCTCAAAAGCAACACTGCTTTGTTGCATTTCTGCTTCAGTATCTTCTATTTCTTCTACTGATTCCTGGTTCTGCACTTGAATATTTACAGGTGGCTCCCCTGCTGTTGTGTCATTTTCAGGAGCCGCCATGTTGCTTTGGTGTGCTGTTTCTTCAGTCTTTTCATTAAGCGAGCCATCAGTTtcttcattagattcttcattcAGCACTTCATGTGCATCAGTTGAAGGCTCATCTGCGTGTTCAGATTTAGGCACCTCTTCCTTCACCACATCTGCATCCATTGCATCAGCTTGCTGGCTCTGTTGATCTTCTACTTTGACCACCTCTTCTGTAGATTCTGCAATAGGTGCATCTTCTGGAAAGCCCTCTTTGTGGTCAGGATGAACGACATCTGCTTTAGCTGGTTCATCAGTTTCTTTGATTCCATCTATAGAATCTGGAACAGCATCAGAGTTGTCCAGATTGGGCTCCACTGGAGTTTGGACTCCAGAAGGTGCTTCAGCTGCAACCCCAACATCAGGAGTGTTTGCCATGCTTGCAGGTTGTGTATCATCGGTTGCCTTTTCTGGTTCTAGATCCTGGTCTTGCTGACCATCATCTGTTTGCTCAACAGCTTTCACTATGTCCTCTGGCACTGTGTCATTGTCCATTGCAACACCTAAATTTGGTTGATCTTCTAGAATTGCATCCTCAAAAGCAACACTGCTTTGTTGATTCTCTGTTTCAGTATCAACTGGTTCAGCATCTTCTATTTGTTCTGATGGTTCATGGTTCTGCACTTGAACATTTGCTGGTGGCACCCTCGTTGTAGTTTCAAGCTCTGGCTTTGTCTCCTTTGGAGCTTCCATGTTGCTCTGGTGTACAGtttcttcatttttttcatTCATTGGGTCACAAATTTCTTCAGCGGATTCTTTATTCAGCATTTCTTGAGCATTGGTTGTTGGCTCATGAGCACCTGATTTAGGCACCTCTTCCTGCACATGGGTTTCCTCACATTTAAGCATCTCTTCCTGGACTACATCTGCATCCATCGTATCAGATTGCTGAATCTGTTGGTCTACATTGACCACCTCTTCTGTGGGTCCTGCAATAGATGTATCTTCTGAAAAGCTCTCTTTGTCGTCAGGATGAATAACACCATCTGCCTTAGCTGGTTCCTCTGTTTCCATCTTTTCATCAATAGTTCCTGGAACAGAACCAGAACCATCCAGATGTGGCTCCACAAGAGTTTGGAAACCAGTAGGTGCCTCAGCTTCCTCAACATCAGCATTGTTTGCAATGCTTGATGGTTGTGTGTCCTcatttgtcttttctgattccTGATTCTGATCATGTTGATCATCATCTGTTTGCTCAATAGAACTGTCAGTTTTCAATGTGTCTTCCTGCAACAAGTCATCATCCACTGTAACACCTTCTGAATCTTGCTGCTCATCCCTAGGTTCTTCATCTTTCTCATGCTTCCGAAGGCTGCTATCTTCTGTTATGCTTTCTACATGGCTTAAACCATCAGTCATCTCTTCTTTATTGATTCCATTGCTCTGATGGGCACTTGTCCCATCTAGTTCTGCTTCTTCCTGATTGTTTTCATGCGTCTGCACATTTGAAATCTTCTCTTCTTTGTCCACATGACCATTCAGAGAAGATGCTTTGCCATTTAGGTTATGTTCTGGAGGAAGTTCGACTTCAGAGGGTGCTTCTACTAAAACTTGATCCTCTGGAATCTTCAACGTTCCTTCAGTTAAATTGATGATTTCTCCCACGTTCTTGCTCTCCATGATAGTCGGAAGCTTGACTTCCGGGTGTGCTTGAAAATGGGCTGATCCTAAATCCACAGCTTCCACTTGGACTTCCTGAGCAAGGTATTGACAAATCCAGCATTTAAGCAGTGCATTTCGTGCAGCATCAGATAGTCATTATATTAATAGATATTTTTGGCTAACATAAATAATGAATGTTAGTGTATTTTAGGTTTTATATTTTCCATAATAGTCATGAAGCAGAAGTAGGAAGAGAAAAGGAAATGTTAACATACATAAGTTGTATTCACCATCCATTAACTTTTTCAGTTGCAGCCATAATTTACTCAAAAGGAAATCCAGCCATGAGTGTACTACAGCACTGCAAAAGTGCAAGCACACTGTCCTGCATGACAGTTGCCATTTCTCGTTGGCCAACTGTTTTACTAGTAAATGGCACATGTAGGTTAGTGCACGCATGATTTTCCATTTCATGGTTCTAGTACTGCAACAAGTGGTCAACAACCAAACCTGACTGCTTGTCAAATGGTACTCTGCCACGGCAATATTGCACATGGGCATCCCAACTGATTGAGTTGTTCCTCAGCCTTGCATGGAGGAGTCAGAAATACTGAATGTTTCTATCAAGTGTTTTAGTGCTGCGATTATCTGTTTTGGCATGCTTTAAGTAGACTTTTTCTCACTTCATGCCTCTCTATCTTTTATCAACACACTGGTTGGTTGACGGTTGACGCTCAGTGTAAATTAGTGTTTTTGCTTATGCATGTTAACCTAACCTCGTCGTTCTATCATTCATGTCACAACAGTTGATCAAACTGTTAAACTGCCTATCCTCATTGTTAATATTGTCCCATCTGGATATGTTGAACTGTAGGAGCCGAAAATGTGAATATTTCTTCAAGAAAGAAAAATTTATATAATCTATTGATTAACATTATTTTCTCAATATTGGGCGAATTCACATGCCATCTATCAATTCAGGAGAGCAGTACCAGGTTGATACTGAGGTAATTCCATTATATTTACTACTATATAAGTAatgaaaagagaagaaaagagcaTATCACAGTGATACTTACCACAGGTAATAGCCTATGAAACTGTAACTTATATTTACTTCTCCACCGAGTTATTTTTCTGATCCATTGATCCTTCAACCATATAATACAATACTAACCTATTTCACATGTACCTTTTTCTTAATCAAATCAAGAACATGAACAAAATTTGAAGGTAGACATCTAACCAAGTTTGTTATAAACAAGGAGAACATGATGATTCTTCTTATTGGCATTCACTTCTTCCATTCTTTAAGGAAACTTCTTTGCTTTTGAAGATCTTTGTTTAACAACTGAAAGGAATGAGTGCAGTGCCATTTCTACAGAGTTTACTACATGAAGAAGAATCCTTCGTGACACTGAAATGAGATTAACATGTAGCAACTGTGGAACGAGAAATAAGGTACCACTGTACCATAGCGGTTTCTTTGCAAACTGGCCGAATTCTACTGAATTGATAGAAGCATGCTCCTCAACACACAGCTGATACACAGCTGCGCTGATGAAGCTCTTTACATAGCTCTACAACTACACAAAGTATGTGTGCGTGCAGGAAAACAGAAGCAAGGAAAGTGATGCAGAGGTTAAGAGGAGCAATTTCTTACCGTCCCATCTGCTGTTTCTCGTGCTTCGTCTTCGGTCGCCATTGCTCCAGATCAGAatgaggagaagaagaagaagaagaataagaagaagaagaagaaaggaaaaaaggaaaaaagaaagatggaGTGGCTTCTCCCTGAAAAAGGCTTGTGGGCGCTCGAAAAGCTGGTGGTCTTTATACCAACCTTTCCTTTGCCCCCCTGTCAATATGTTTTCTATTGCTGAGCAGCGGTTAGGAAGCAGTGACAGACTGACACTGCTCTTGACAGGGAGTTAGCACTTGCTTAAGTGTAATCTTGATTAAGCGACAGTAGTTATTCCTGAAACCGCTGTTCAATGAACATGGATAGTCAGCATTAGGTTCCAAAATGCCAACTGGTACGTGCGGCACATGGTTGTGGTGGCTGGACCAGTGTGTATGTGTTCTTGCATTGATGGACCCACAGAACCTTTTCTGTGTGACATTATTGGATCGATAATTGATCAGGGAGTATCATCCTTGGATCCTTGATATCGttgtcttttttctttctttcctgaGTGCAGCTCGAAAGAAAAGTTTAAGTTTTGGTGTGAAAATACTGTTATCTGCTCTTTTTGTTGCTTGGCTTCGGTATTGGGTAAAATGATTGGTTTTACACGTTCCTTATGGTGCAAATTTTCTCCTACTGGTTAGGCTGCCCTTGTATGTTTTAGTCACTTTCAACTATTTGTTCAATTGCTGCGTTCATCTTACCTCAGATTGCACTTGGAGCACAAGGGAACAATGGATTAAAGTCGATGTTTCTGCAACCCATAGAAAGTTTATTGAGATCAAATCAAGTGAAAAGCAGAACAGCATGAAAGTAACTTTGCCTTTGGTGTCCTTACTGTGTTATGTCCTGTTCTtccatttttttcaaaaaaaaaaagaaaaagattccTTTCAAGTTAATGTGCCAGACTGCCAGCACATTATGTTATTAATATGTCAATCTTTATACACCTTGAGTCCTGAATCTTAAATGAAGTGATTGTTGTGGCTTATGATCAATAGCTCTTAACCCATTCCAGCATTCAGAATTATGGTTCTGAAGTTGCTAACTGTGGACTGATATCTGAATATTACTGAAGCATAATGACAGAGAAAAGTGGTGCATTAGAAGCCCCGGGATATTGAATTCAGTCAAGTGGCTGCTGCTGACAGTGATCTGCAGCAAAAGAATTCCACATGTTCAACCGCTCTGGACAAGAAAATACCAAGTTGGCCAGCCCCAAGCGCCACGCTGGATCCATCTCACGTGGTCCAAATTCTTCCAGCAGA is drawn from Panicum virgatum strain AP13 chromosome 1N, P.virgatum_v5, whole genome shotgun sequence and contains these coding sequences:
- the LOC120654565 gene encoding microtubule-associated protein futsch-like isoform X2, giving the protein MATEDEARETADGTEVQVEAVDLGSAHFQAHPEVKLPTIMESKNVGEIINLTEGTLKIPEDQVLVEAPSEVELPPEHNLNGKASSLNGHVDKEEKISNVQTHENNQEEAELDGTSAHQSNGINKEEMTDGLSHVESITEDSSLRKHEKDEEPRDEQQDSEGVTVDDDLLQEDTLKTDSSIEQTDDDQHDQNQESEKTNEDTQPSSIANNADVEEAEAPTGFQTLVEPHLDGSGSVPGTIDEKMETEEPAKADGVIHPDDKESFSEDTSIAGPTEEVVNVDQQIQQSDTMDADVVQEEMLKCEETHVQEEVPKSGAHEPTTNAQEMLNKESAEEICDPMNEKNEETVHQSNMEAPKETKPELETTTRVPPANVQVQNHEPSEQIEDAEPVDTETENQQSSVAFEDAILEDQPNLGVAMDNDTVPEDIVKAVEQTDDGQQDQDLEPEKATDDTQPASMANTPDVGVAAEAPSGVQTPVEPNLDNSDAVPDSIDGIKETDEPAKADVVHPDHKEGFPEDAPIAESTEEVVKVEDQQSQQADAMDADVVKEEVPKSEHADEPSTDAHEVLNEESNEETDGSLNEKTEETAHQSNMAAPENDTTAGEPPVNIQVQNQESVEEIEDTEAEMQQSSVAFEEAIPKDQCNLGIMMDGDTVQEDTLEAIEQTEDDQQDHEPEKATENTQPSGIPDVEVVAEARSGVQTPAAINLDNSDAVPDATDGNTEIDESAKPEGATATSELKVTEIEEPKDSEATEAQEITEHDHVNASNELSAEDVSTADEPYNDDIQPTLGQDSVEVKETVFTSEEATVEDNVTVEEPTCDSQEVDNAESTQETKGNTPKNIAEVSEVVIVDEAQTEDIAEMHMREVEPEETKDTEPIDSKEASDQRNAVLFNDLTQEDTLESEMQQTGSAIETTETEAAPQESNDCVSEEPSPEEQKIESETDCDTQEVSGDKDIITEGISGQSSMVSAGEPAQENDVPESEPTADIQPVQELEPEDVKNTEHVELKETSHEMNSTISQTPAEEYNPDIIDLHESERGLSNIEATEAETQHQSDAAQSEEPAPEEIASEPQVLEPESVEEMSETEATEPPNVSQGNQISTSGEFVPEEIATEDTTTEPDVDHQQLQVQESTDIKETEADKPEGIASSCTLSTSEQSTSEDNGTAIEPRSDTQEENSEPAEVTEGAENAKNSTALAEAAAPEEHVETDATADTSPVQEPEIEETKDAEPAETEDIMTSRDLPSENMETIGTEAVPHESHVESAKELTEDDAEPVLELESVEDTKCTDTMEYPGEPNGSTSDEPTPIEENTTVTKPDFDTKQVQNMTSQEIKNSEDAKTDEFSDLSSFPTPEMADQESNLSRTESPTDVQQVQELGSMEETRDIRSVGIEDHQKVSTLEPVDGEPNVDDQQLHAGVKEKEATETEEVIRQNNIGSHVDATKERSEQRSDPDSYVQPAQQVESSRDGEISHLVKAEETSGQVNAVTIEETPTEDSVVSEIEPPVDIEQELVEEIKGIDANEAEEEFITSQVDALEKPALEGNIASIEPTSNIEQENELEVTKEIDGIEAIHDEEPAENATLEDPSPTDNETTPEGHPAKLNEETIGNETDNVMLVPGLKDEIQTSLELKDGACDLGETVLTTQGSENVTDEDAVQSAGDDILETSNSIDQVKEEQKDECEHNSSEMSGAQNEENIIHVQDRDISVELLTKRGTDEEASHALFESDTTEDGEQISDLNRQPDDVALQLQSCEPDALSIGRQDEVVRKVNLDQEQNEDEHIQSQKEELQVDEQKHDDKAGDFTTEPFAEPEDIKNGTTNRTEDTDACEAEETEAIITEILKHEEAPHVYEESTPSSMDMKVDCVKGTEDVDAKNDNKDEESEEKDDILAKNSTDEQDEMTAEITNGEDAAAVTQNIESGEHREDKECTGKVNDDVHTIRESEKEIADEIHDNKEIRNEDNAIHHDESQIKPEEEEASKPEDNAKIIDGNASIKPREIEETGENKGLESTSNPFVESSIQNNVEHDLHHKVEDEKLSMAEQNDVDNEAMQEKADESASDINQTKQCQEGINTDDVQQLEIEENSFDKIDETLSHEKTETRITEVKLGDNITDKASGGDGGPSDESLETFNDTGRDLDVSSVITASKEESMNENMEDHKLALPAHTAQDEKTPEQVLWLENAEREMPSSEKLLPTEPEGNQIPNESNEEELQDKNQIPNEKNEEDMQDTEIGDAQKDVEQDLPFSHFLMNLILGKNNADADENSESEAERKEGETTEGDKCEVISKQEENMGSLSTENKVEDDLTFEQEKHDVKCSEETQEMVKEQINNPKLDMEISTQTDEFNKNTRDLEIPAYQGTTQDKISGELLSEEAANLSTKMETRDIEILNLELDDKVVDNVCQENTEVSKEIENGSLNSNINDLTNTEASEEDTLGEGQTGLLHDSLPEDKNADAVSEQTPLLTESGMIDAKDLSCDAEAVQNLACEKEDETTESSTMEATSIPHIQMDCEEVEKKEEEQHASTDTDKVSEEAVETSNDSPQKSTRSEVTPDEQAPQIAEPVSDTEKILAHEKEIYEGSTCMDEKENSNFSIKEVENFQTSFEIQADGPNMQINQDKKDEVADNETAMGPEKLEESEFQEHRETGTEQKSPKASDEGHHQFLVEKEDMNKEQLVPGTVESHEQTVSIKSNEEQELVASKIQERDLNVVSPREASEPEENFVDVTKPEFNTDEDQSPKADAEEKAYNEKIKNIEGTKNFTDEAEVKTEAPGATQKAHKKLSLWSGVGSKVKHQLAKVKKAIVRKPGNTKPDSPKS
- the LOC120654565 gene encoding microtubule-associated protein futsch-like isoform X1, producing MATEDEARETADGTEVQVEAVDLGSAHFQAHPEVKLPTIMESKNVGEIINLTEGTLKIPEDQVLVEAPSEVELPPEHNLNGKASSLNGHVDKEEKISNVQTHENNQEEAELDGTSAHQSNGINKEEMTDGLSHVESITEDSSLRKHEKDEEPRDEQQDSEGVTVDDDLLQEDTLKTDSSIEQTDDDQHDQNQESEKTNEDTQPSSIANNADVEEAEAPTGFQTLVEPHLDGSGSVPGTIDEKMETEEPAKADGVIHPDDKESFSEDTSIAGPTEEVVNVDQQIQQSDTMDADVVQEEMLKCEETHVQEEVPKSGAHEPTTNAQEMLNKESAEEICDPMNEKNEETVHQSNMEAPKETKPELETTTRVPPANVQVQNHEPSEQIEDAEPVDTETENQQSSVAFEDAILEDQPNLGVAMDNDTVPEDIVKAVEQTDDGQQDQDLEPEKATDDTQPASMANTPDVGVAAEAPSGVQTPVEPNLDNSDAVPDSIDGIKETDEPAKADVVHPDHKEGFPEDAPIAESTEEVVKVEDQQSQQADAMDADVVKEEVPKSEHADEPSTDAHEVLNEESNEETDGSLNEKTEETAHQSNMAAPENDTTAGEPPVNIQVQNQESVEEIEDTEAEMQQSSVAFEEAIPKDQCNLGIMMDGDTVQEDTLEAIEQTEDDQQDHEPEKATENTQPSGIPDVEVVAEARSGVQTPAAINLDNSDAVPDATDGNTEIDESAKPEGATATSELKVTEIEEPKDSEATEAQEITEHDHVNASNELSAEDVSTADEPYNDDIQPTLGQDSVEVKETVFTSEEATVEDNVTVEEPTCDSQEVDNAESTQETKGNTPKNIAEVSEVVIVDEAQTEDIAEMHMREVEPEETKDTEPIDSKEASDQRNAVLFNDLTQEDTLESEMQQTGSAIETTETEAAPQESNDCVSEEPSPEEQKIESETDCDTQEVSGDKDIITEGISGQSSMVSAGEPAQENDVPESEPTADIQPVQELEPEDVKNTEHVELKETSHEMNSTISQTPAEEYNPDIIDLHESERGLSNIEATEAETQHQSDAAQSEEPAPEEIASEPQVLEPESVEEMSETEATEPPNVSQGNQISTSGEFVPEEIATEDTTTEPDVDHQQLQVQESTDIKETEADKPEGIASSCTLSTSEQSTSEDNGTAIEPRSDTQEENSEPAEVTEGAENAKNSTALAEAAAPEEHVETDATADTSPVQEPEIEETKDAEPAETEDIMTSRDLPSENMETIGTEAVPHESHVESAKELTEDDAEPVLELESVEDTKCTDTMEYPGEPNGSTSDEPTPIEENTTVTKPDFDTKQVQNMTSQEIKNSEDAKTDEFSDLSSFPTPEMADQESNLSRTESPTDVQQVQELGSMEETRDIRSVGIEDHQKVSTLEPVDGEPNVDDQQLHAGVKEKEATETEEVIRQNNIGSHVDATKERSEQRSDPDSYVQPAQQVESSRDGEISHLVKAEETSGQVNAVTIEETPTEDSVVSEIEPPVDIEQELVEEIKGIDANEAEEEFITSQVDALEKPALEGNIASIEPTSNIEQENELEVTKEIDGIEAIHDEEPAENATLEDPSPTDNETTPEGHPAKLNEETIGNETDNVMLVPGLKDEIQTSLELKDGACDLGETVLTTQGSENVTDEDAVQSAGDDILETSNSIDQVKEEQKDECEHNSSEMSGAQNEENIIHVQDRDISVELLTKRGTDEEASHALFESDTTEDGEQISDLNRQPDDVALQLQSCEPDALSIGRQDEVVRKVNLDQEQNEDEHIQSQKEELQVDEQKHDDKAGDFTTEPFAEPEDIKNGTTNRTEDTDACEAEETEAIITEILKHEEAPHVYEESTPSSMDMKVDCVKGTEDVDAKNDNKDEESEEKDDILAKNSTDEQDEMTAEITNGELGPGLASSAQEASDPAPSNDDILENDAAAVTQNIESGEHREDKECTGKVNDDVHTIRESEKEIADEIHDNKEIRNEDNAIHHDESQIKPEEEEASKPEDNAKIIDGNASIKPREIEETGENKGLESTSNPFVESSIQNNVEHDLHHKVEDEKLSMAEQNDVDNEAMQEKADESASDINQTKQCQEGINTDDVQQLEIEENSFDKIDETLSHEKTETRITEVKLGDNITDKASGGDGGPSDESLETFNDTGRDLDVSSVITASKEESMNENMEDHKLALPAHTAQDEKTPEQVLWLENAEREMPSSEKLLPTEPEGNQIPNESNEEELQDKNQIPNEKNEEDMQDTEIGDAQKDVEQDLPFSHFLMNLILGKNNADADENSESEAERKEGETTEGDKCEVISKQEENMGSLSTENKVEDDLTFEQEKHDVKCSEETQEMVKEQINNPKLDMEISTQTDEFNKNTRDLEIPAYQGTTQDKISGELLSEEAANLSTKMETRDIEILNLELDDKVVDNVCQENTEVSKEIENGSLNSNINDLTNTEASEEDTLGEGQTGLLHDSLPEDKNADAVSEQTPLLTESGMIDAKDLSCDAEAVQNLACEKEDETTESSTMEATSIPHIQMDCEEVEKKEEEQHASTDTDKVSEEAVETSNDSPQKSTRSEVTPDEQAPQIAEPVSDTEKILAHEKEIYEGSTCMDEKENSNFSIKEVENFQTSFEIQADGPNMQINQDKKDEVADNETAMGPEKLEESEFQEHRETGTEQKSPKASDEGHHQFLVEKEDMNKEQLVPGTVESHEQTVSIKSNEEQELVASKIQERDLNVVSPREASEPEENFVDVTKPEFNTDEDQSPKADAEEKAYNEKIKNIEGTKNFTDEAEVKTEAPGATQKAHKKLSLWSGVGSKVKHQLAKVKKAIVRKPGNTKPDSPKS